The Zestosphaera sp. genome includes a window with the following:
- a CDS encoding DEAD/DEAH box helicase: protein MHVEALELPSDVINALKARGITELTPPQAEAVRRGLLKGASLVVVAPTASGKTLVGELSLINSWINGGKGVYVTPLKALAEEKFEEFRLWERLGVKVGITTGDYDEPGEELKRYDWIVATYERMDSIFRLKPSWLNNLQTIVIDELHMVGDEERGFIVELIAVRSLLSKLQLVGLSATVGKPQVLSEWLDSELVVSDWRPVKLIEGFYLSRKNVIVFSDGRLEEVHKKFTLPQHCYMKAVDENYQLLVFVQARRRAEEMSLKLATLNAENIPDARELVDELESSDAPRSEIESLSRVIVKGLAYHHAGLSLSSRRIVEKGFRDRVLRAVIATPTLSAGINLPARRVLVYTRRFEGFIKPITVAEFKQMAGRAGRPQYDPYGEAIVADVTSEEEGWNYVLGKPEPVKSTLLQDRAVRINMLALIASGDARTPDDLISILGRTLAGFLLGSSTITYAVSYGLKTLKEEKMIEDSGGLLRATKLGATVSRLYIDPLTAVIITNDLGKLVTARPLYYLTLIALTPDFSKVRVTNYRMFSEEARASLKMGLVPEPPGGIEEIGYYDWLRAYKVGRVLNAWIEEMPEDEIISRYGVGSGDLRVLVETGEWLTYAASRVCDVVGLKEHSKRLDLLSVRVGSGVKEELADLVRVKGVGRVRARSLFENGIKTVEDLASADPTRLANLRGFGHKVAREVVEEARKLIKFKNSAR, encoded by the coding sequence ACACCCCCTCAGGCAGAGGCCGTTAGGAGAGGTTTACTCAAGGGAGCCTCGCTAGTGGTTGTAGCGCCTACTGCGAGCGGCAAGACTTTGGTCGGAGAGCTCTCGCTAATTAATTCCTGGATCAATGGCGGTAAAGGGGTCTACGTGACCCCATTGAAAGCTTTGGCTGAGGAGAAGTTCGAGGAGTTCAGACTATGGGAACGGTTAGGAGTTAAGGTTGGCATTACGACCGGTGATTACGATGAGCCCGGTGAGGAGTTAAAACGTTATGACTGGATAGTCGCTACTTATGAGAGAATGGATTCCATCTTCAGGCTGAAGCCTTCATGGTTAAATAACTTGCAGACCATAGTGATCGATGAACTACATATGGTGGGTGATGAGGAGAGGGGATTCATTGTTGAGTTAATTGCGGTTAGGTCGCTCCTCAGCAAATTACAGTTGGTAGGGCTTTCCGCGACAGTGGGTAAACCTCAGGTACTAAGCGAGTGGCTGGATTCAGAGCTCGTTGTTAGTGACTGGCGCCCAGTTAAACTAATTGAGGGTTTCTATTTATCTAGAAAAAACGTCATAGTATTCTCGGACGGGCGTTTAGAGGAGGTTCATAAAAAGTTCACATTACCACAGCACTGCTATATGAAGGCTGTCGACGAGAACTATCAACTCTTGGTTTTTGTGCAGGCTCGAAGAAGGGCTGAGGAGATGTCTTTAAAGTTAGCTACGTTGAATGCGGAGAACATCCCTGACGCCAGAGAGTTGGTCGATGAGCTAGAGTCTTCCGACGCACCGAGATCTGAGATTGAGTCACTCTCTAGAGTGATTGTTAAGGGACTTGCATATCATCACGCCGGACTTTCACTGTCTTCGAGGAGAATAGTGGAGAAAGGGTTTAGAGACAGAGTTCTCAGGGCAGTCATCGCCACCCCGACCCTCTCAGCAGGCATAAACCTCCCGGCCAGGAGGGTTTTGGTTTACACACGAAGGTTTGAAGGATTCATCAAACCTATTACGGTTGCTGAGTTTAAGCAGATGGCCGGCAGAGCGGGTAGGCCGCAGTACGACCCATATGGTGAGGCTATAGTTGCTGACGTGACTTCGGAGGAGGAGGGATGGAATTATGTCCTAGGGAAGCCAGAGCCCGTTAAGTCGACCCTCCTCCAGGATAGGGCCGTTAGGATTAACATGCTTGCGTTGATAGCGTCTGGAGATGCCAGAACACCTGATGACTTAATCAGCATACTTGGGAGGACGCTTGCAGGGTTCCTCCTCGGAAGCAGTACGATTACCTATGCGGTGAGCTATGGATTGAAAACACTTAAGGAGGAGAAAATGATTGAAGATAGTGGCGGGTTATTAAGAGCTACTAAACTAGGGGCAACGGTCTCGAGGCTCTATATAGACCCTCTGACGGCAGTCATCATAACCAACGACCTAGGGAAGTTAGTTACTGCTAGGCCTCTGTACTACCTAACACTGATAGCGCTAACCCCCGACTTCAGTAAGGTAAGGGTGACAAACTATAGAATGTTTTCAGAGGAGGCCCGTGCATCACTTAAGATGGGACTAGTTCCAGAACCGCCGGGGGGAATCGAGGAAATAGGGTACTATGACTGGTTGAGAGCCTACAAGGTAGGGCGAGTGCTTAACGCATGGATTGAGGAAATGCCGGAGGATGAGATAATAAGCAGGTATGGTGTCGGATCAGGTGACTTGCGAGTCCTAGTTGAAACTGGCGAGTGGCTAACATACGCGGCGTCAAGGGTGTGTGACGTGGTAGGACTTAAGGAGCACTCCAAGAGACTTGACCTACTCAGCGTGAGGGTAGGTAGCGGAGTTAAAGAGGAGCTGGCTGACCTAGTTAGGGTTAAAGGTGTCGGCAGGGTTAGAGCTAGATCCCTCTTTGAGAACGGTATCAAGACTGTTGAAGACCTAGCCTCGGCAGATCCGACTAGATTAGCTAATCTCAGAGGCTTTGGCCATAAAGTAGCACGTGAAGTAGTTGAGGAGGCTAGAAAGCTCATTAAGTTCAAGAACTCAGCACGGTAA
- the pheT gene encoding phenylalanine--tRNA ligase subunit beta gives MPKVEVKLWDVERVAKTPLTLEDLGKHLELLKAEVEEVRGDTVVYDASHDRPDLFSAEGLGRAIGLLKGARKPIKYVVEDSGTYLDVRNAPSYRPYAYFAIVENLDLDEESVRQLFQLQEKLHTSYCGDRELAAIGLYDLDKIKLPVKYVEVETARYRPLGYDSIMSLEEVLTKTEKGVKYAHLVRRGRYPLLVDSEGQVMGFPPILNPEDNKVTENTRRIVIDVTGTEPHLMMKILNLVTTSVSERSRNPVIKKVLIKGGSTYSVSPLLESAQIRVEKDSIKSLLGIDPLAKGDSKLLELMGYNVLHFDAKEIVVEVSPFRIDVLSYVDVIEDIAIAYGYNELGGGITPSPHFGSVNPLERFADYVREILLGLGLQEVMNFMLTDPDVLGLISEEDFVKLKNPKMKIYSAVRNSLTPTLLMSIRVNSTKRRSFGIFEVGDVVKLSGDARPTYVKMLAYGLAGDEYTLTDGLIVLKSLMTVIGVNYELRRSSRKSFIRGRSAEVVVKDEIVGVVGEACPEILTSLNIYVPATIAEINLSKLFTVLSS, from the coding sequence ATGCCTAAAGTAGAGGTCAAGTTATGGGATGTGGAGAGGGTGGCTAAAACCCCTCTCACGCTAGAGGATCTGGGAAAACACCTTGAACTCCTGAAGGCTGAAGTGGAGGAGGTCAGGGGGGACACGGTGGTATATGATGCAAGCCACGATAGGCCCGATCTCTTCTCAGCTGAGGGTTTAGGGAGAGCCATAGGTCTTCTTAAAGGAGCTAGAAAGCCGATTAAATATGTGGTAGAGGACTCAGGCACTTACTTAGATGTCAGAAACGCGCCTTCCTACAGACCTTATGCGTACTTCGCAATAGTAGAGAACCTAGACCTTGATGAAGAGTCGGTGAGGCAGCTCTTTCAATTACAAGAGAAGCTGCATACCAGCTACTGCGGGGATCGAGAGTTAGCCGCCATAGGCCTTTATGATCTTGATAAAATAAAGTTACCAGTTAAGTATGTTGAGGTGGAAACTGCCAGGTACAGACCTTTAGGATATGACAGTATAATGAGTCTTGAGGAAGTTCTGACTAAGACGGAAAAGGGGGTTAAATACGCTCACTTAGTACGCAGGGGCCGATACCCACTGTTGGTGGATTCAGAAGGACAGGTGATGGGTTTTCCGCCAATACTTAATCCCGAGGACAACAAGGTGACTGAGAACACTCGAAGAATAGTGATAGATGTCACCGGCACCGAACCACACCTTATGATGAAGATATTAAATCTCGTCACTACGTCCGTTAGTGAGAGATCTAGAAACCCGGTAATTAAGAAAGTGCTTATCAAGGGAGGCTCAACTTACTCGGTAAGTCCTTTGCTGGAGAGCGCGCAGATAAGGGTTGAGAAGGATTCAATAAAGTCGCTACTAGGTATCGACCCCCTTGCGAAGGGGGATTCAAAACTTCTAGAGCTGATGGGATACAATGTATTGCATTTTGATGCCAAGGAGATCGTAGTTGAGGTTTCCCCGTTCAGGATAGACGTCCTATCATACGTTGACGTCATAGAAGACATAGCCATTGCTTATGGGTACAACGAGTTAGGCGGTGGGATCACCCCATCACCGCATTTCGGAAGTGTCAACCCGTTGGAGAGGTTTGCTGACTACGTAAGGGAGATACTGCTGGGGCTAGGGCTTCAGGAGGTCATGAACTTCATGCTCACAGACCCTGATGTGCTGGGTCTCATCAGCGAGGAGGATTTCGTCAAGCTGAAGAATCCTAAAATGAAGATATACTCGGCGGTCAGGAATTCCTTGACGCCGACGCTACTTATGTCCATCCGGGTTAATAGCACTAAGAGAAGGTCTTTCGGAATTTTTGAAGTAGGTGATGTAGTTAAACTGTCTGGCGATGCACGTCCGACGTACGTTAAGATGCTTGCATACGGTTTAGCCGGAGATGAGTACACCCTAACTGACGGACTCATCGTGCTTAAATCACTTATGACGGTCATCGGAGTTAACTATGAGTTAAGGAGAAGCTCTAGGAAGTCCTTTATAAGGGGTAGGTCGGCGGAAGTTGTGGTTAAGGACGAGATTGTAGGGGTGGTCGGTGAAGCATGTCCTGAGATCCTAACTAGCCTAAACATCTACGTACCTGCCACTATAGCTGAGATAAACCTAAGCAAATTATTTACCGTGCTGAGTTCTTGA
- a CDS encoding phenylalanine--tRNA ligase subunit alpha: MTENIVLPPRQYRLIQCLATSEEALTVTKVGNMLGLRESDLMRDLAELESKSLVRLERRVSYSIKLSNLGLKYLEEGLPEERLLKHLQMRGGSAPLEDLRKLGLNEDEVKAALGQLRKHRLVKLEKGLITLVNGGVESLSSESLQIKELMRRHVKPVIYEEVPKWVVLLKHRRIVEVDEVREIKVHPTQNLLRLLSEGKIIEGHLITNLTSEMLMSGSWRTAIIKEFDLGVDVPKRTPRLRHPYTQFMMYIKEILIGMGFEEVKGPYLESSLWNFDALFVPQHHPARKESDVYYVENVELPVSEKDVLERTKKVHEEVLRYNWRSEVAATPVLRTHTTPVSMRTIYERGAGEYRVFSFDRVFRPDTPDPTHLMEFHQLEGIIVGKEVTFRELLGFFKELASRLGMKEVRFKPAYFPFTEPSVEGFVRHPKLGWVEVFPGGMFRPEVLASVALPTTYKVAAWGIGIDRLAMIVLGVDDIRDLYSNDLDVIEATKIPEVMLRNA; encoded by the coding sequence ATGACTGAGAACATAGTGCTGCCGCCGAGGCAGTATAGGTTAATCCAATGTCTAGCTACGTCTGAGGAAGCGTTAACCGTTACTAAAGTAGGCAACATGCTCGGCCTCAGAGAGTCAGACCTTATGCGGGACCTGGCGGAGCTCGAAAGTAAGTCTTTAGTTAGGTTGGAGAGACGTGTAAGCTACTCTATCAAGCTAAGTAACCTAGGTCTCAAGTACCTTGAGGAAGGCCTCCCTGAGGAACGGCTTCTAAAGCACCTGCAGATGCGTGGAGGGAGTGCCCCCCTGGAGGATCTGAGGAAGTTAGGGCTTAACGAGGATGAGGTCAAGGCCGCTTTAGGTCAGTTGCGTAAGCATAGGCTAGTGAAACTCGAGAAAGGATTAATAACGCTGGTTAACGGGGGTGTTGAAAGCCTTTCCTCAGAATCGCTCCAGATAAAAGAGTTGATGAGGAGGCATGTGAAGCCTGTAATCTATGAGGAGGTGCCTAAGTGGGTAGTGCTCCTTAAACACAGGAGGATCGTGGAGGTTGATGAAGTTAGAGAGATTAAGGTTCACCCAACACAGAACCTCCTTAGACTATTAAGTGAAGGCAAAATAATTGAGGGGCACCTCATAACTAATCTTACCTCGGAGATGCTAATGTCAGGCTCTTGGAGGACCGCCATAATAAAAGAGTTCGATCTAGGTGTTGATGTGCCCAAACGCACTCCGAGACTAAGGCATCCCTACACACAGTTCATGATGTACATTAAAGAAATCCTTATAGGGATGGGGTTCGAGGAGGTTAAAGGACCCTACCTAGAGAGCTCGTTATGGAATTTCGACGCCTTATTCGTGCCTCAACATCATCCAGCAAGGAAGGAATCCGATGTGTATTATGTAGAGAACGTGGAGTTGCCGGTCAGTGAGAAGGACGTACTTGAGAGAACTAAGAAAGTTCATGAGGAGGTCTTGAGATATAACTGGAGGAGTGAAGTGGCGGCAACTCCGGTGCTAAGAACTCATACAACCCCGGTCTCAATGAGGACCATATATGAAAGGGGCGCTGGTGAGTATAGAGTCTTCTCGTTCGACAGGGTTTTCAGGCCTGACACCCCAGATCCAACACATCTGATGGAGTTTCACCAACTGGAGGGTATAATTGTGGGTAAGGAGGTCACATTTAGAGAGCTACTCGGGTTCTTCAAAGAACTTGCGAGCCGCCTAGGTATGAAGGAAGTGCGATTTAAGCCCGCATACTTCCCGTTCACGGAACCTAGCGTGGAGGGTTTTGTGAGGCATCCTAAGTTAGGATGGGTGGAGGTCTTCCCTGGAGGCATGTTCAGACCTGAAGTGCTTGCCAGCGTCGCGTTACCGACAACCTATAAAGTAGCTGCATGGGGTATAGGCATAGACAGGTTAGCGATGATAGTTCTAGGAGTTGATGACATAAGAGATCTTTACTCAAACGACCTGGACGTGATAGAAGCAACTAAAATACCTGAGGTGATGCTTAGAAATGCCTAA